gaaaataatttaatttctaaggttttattttcttaataatttagtccctgaagttttattttattaataatttagtctttttattttaaaatgtgggtcccattaaattaaaaaattttaaatttgaataattaaaatattgattAATAACTTTTAGGTCCTTAAAAATATTgtttaattacaaaatcatttatatattttacaaattgattcttaaatattaaaGCTATTTAAAATAAgcctttataattttataaaaaaaatgaatatgAACACAAATTGTtgttaaaataaaactttaagggCTAAattgtttttatatttaaaatagaaTTAAAAGCAATTTGgcatttttactaaatttaatgAAGAATTAACCTTAATTCTAATGGTAGAGATTAATTTGTaggtttattaaaatatcaatgACTAAAAATTACTTAGTTTTAAAATTACGAGGACTAATTTATAGGTTTAACGAAATCTTAGAGATTAAAttgctaataaaataaaattttagagactaaattatttttagataAAAAATATAGTTAAAGGCAATTTGATCATTTTcgctaaattctaacagtaaagatTAACCTGTAGATTTTGCCAAATGTCATGCGCTAAATTatttagttttaaaaatatagagactaaattatacattttgtcaaattttaataactaaattGTAGtttattcaataagttaattaataaatgttaacttaatgatattaaaacttaatgatattaaaaatatttttaaattataaaatgaaaTTGGATTTGACGCAAAAAATATATGCTCACTAAGTTCCTATTTATTTtgtagaaaatatattttttaaaaaatatttttatattttctaatatTTTGGTCACTTAGaattaagttaataaaaataattttttgaataaaaaattaaattactttcaAGAAAAatgactattttttttttaaaaaaaattattttttgaattttaataatcttattaaaatgtaaaaatatttatgcataatgacatagatacatattaatagtttaaattgcaagaaaatattttttgaaaaataatatttatataaaatatttttatatataaattattttttataaaataaataaaaatttcaaaatttgtaaCTAAATAAACTTATCATATGGGGCGGTGGGTTTTGCTTTCTATTTTAGAgagaaagtaaaataaaattaagtttttcaaaataaaaattttaataatttttaaatattcatAAAGATTTAATTATTTAAGAGTATGAAAaagtttttataaaatatttaaaagttctacagataaaatttttatatatgaattttttaatataaatataaaattttaaaatcttgAAAATCTTTCTATTACTTTAAAAAATTACGAGTAAGAAAAATCCAGAACTAATAAACCATCAAGTTAAGCAGTGGGCCAATTAAGCAATTTCGACTTCGAAACTCAAATTGGGCCTCAAAAGCCCCAATCCTACCAGTCTAATCTACCAACCCGCATTTCCTCGGCGACCAGTGGCTGTTCCCGCCTGAAAAACCAAGAATCCTCGGACGCATACAGAGATGAGCGTTTCCGATCTACCAAGGAACGAGTCGACGGTGCTGAGAGGCCACGAAGGCGCAGTTTTAGCCGCTAGATTCAACGGAGACGGCAATTATTGTCTGAGCTGCGGCAAGGACCGCACAATTCGTCTATGGAATCCGCACCGTGGAATCCATATCAAGACCTATAAATCTCACGGCCGCGAAGTCCGAGACGTCCATGTCACTTCGTATGCACCTTCTCCTCCCTCCTCTTTCTTCACAGGTCTTCTTATGACTTGTATTAACACATAAAGAAAAAATATAATCTTTGTAGGGACAATTCCAAGTTAATTTCTTGCGGTGGTGACCGGCAAATCTTTTATTGGGATGTGGCAACTGGTCGTGTTATTCGAAAATTCCGTGGCCACGATAGCGAGGTAGAGTATGTTTCTTTACACGATTAACAATTTGCTTGTAATGATTTTGCCATTTCTTTTGATATGTTCATGCCCATTTTTCTTATATAGGTGAACGCTGTGAAGTTTAATGAGTATTCTTCTGCTGTAGTATCAGCTGGTTATGACCAGTCTTTGCGTGCTTGGGATTGTAGATCCCACAGTACTGAGCCAATTCaggttcttttctttcttttcttttctcaagatttctttaaattttgttgATGCTGTTTTACATTCTCTCAATTTTTTGATAATGTACAGATCATTGATACTTTTTCGGACAGTGTAATGTCTGTTTGCCTGACTAAAACTGAAATGATTGCGGGAAGTGTTGATGGTACTGTTAGAACATTTGATATCCGTATGGGTAGGTATGTAGCACATTGATGGAACCCATTTTTGCTGTCTTATTAGATATTTAATTTGTGTATAAAAGTTGGTTATTGTTGAATTTTTCATTTATGCCATACCAAGCCTCTGTCTAAAATCTGGTTATGGGTGTCTTTTAATTGATTTTGGCTTCTGCATTATCATGTAGAGAAATAGTCGATGACTTGGGGCAACCTGTCAACTGTATTTCCATGTCAAATGATGGCAACTGTATCTTAGCAAGTTGCCTAGATTCTACCTTGCGCCTTATGGACAGGTGAAATTTCTATACTGATATGAATTTTTAACATGGATTAAATTGTTGGATTTTCTGCCAATTTTTACCATTTTCATATGACAGATCAACAGGTGAACTCTTGCAAGAATATAAAGGACACACTTGTAAGGTTAGTTTATTGATGCTTCATCTGGCTTTGTACTTGGTCTGATGCCTCTTTCTTTTATCTAATTCAGAAATTTGTTGTTTTAATTGCAATTCTTGGTTTAAAGTTCATAGGTTGCTATATAATTTTTCTTCACCCTTTAAGTTCAAATTCTCCATTGTCCATTATTTATTCTTTTGGCTGGTTTGTTTCAGTCATATAAATTGGATTGCTGCCTCACCAACACTGATGCTCATGTGACTGGTGGATCTGAGGATGGCTACATTTACTTTTGGGATCTTGTGGATGCAACTGCGGTGTCAAGTTTTCGTGCTCATGCCTCAGTGGTAAATACATTTTAGTTTTCTTGATTATTGTATATCATTTAATTGCATCACTTGTTAAGTTGCTGCTGGTCATCACAATTGTAATATTCTCAAATAAATTTCCGTTTGTTTAGCTTTTCAATGACCTTTTGGCAATCAGCTTATATATAGTCCTAGATGCACATATTGTTCTGTCAATAGAAGAGTTGTACATGTCCTGTTTGGGAAAAGGAGTGCATCAGTTGTTTTGGGTCGGTGTCtgaaatttatcaaaattgaaataaCTGAATTTCCTCAAGTCTAGAACCAAACTGATGTCAAGAAGGAACTAATCTGTTTGGTTCTGTTCTTTGGTTTTGAGTTATTTTTTGGGAGTAAAGGAGACTTTCAAAAAGAAATATACCATGGCAACTTCCTGAGTTCCTTTGCACTTTGCAGTCAATGGAGCTGGCTTTCTGTATATTGCCCTTAATTGCCATCCTTGAGCTTCCACCATATATAATTCTGCCATGTCCTGAACGCTTGGTGCGGCTCCTTTAGATTCTTCTCCATCTCCTCCGCAACATCATGGATTGCTTTATATCTCCTCCACAACATTGTGCCTCTCCTTCCTCTTATATGTAGCATCTAGAATGCTTCCCCTGCCTTGCTCTCAGATAACTTTATGGAGAAAAGTCGTGTCTCTCACCTGCAACACCAATCGACAGTGGAGAGAGGAAGGCAACAACCACGGACAGATGAGAGGCTGGAAAAAGGGAGGTGGCAGATGAGAGAGGGACAGCAAGGGGAGGGGTTTCAATTTCATCACTACAATTTTTTTTATGCTAGACCTATAAACGAGtcaaacaatttttttattttttatttttaattttttggaaGGGGGAGGGGGGGCGGCGGGCGGTGCTTAGACTTACCATTGCAATTTGGTACTGGTATGATAAAAGCCTAAAATGACACTGAATGATCCATGACTTCCTACTATTTACTAAGAGGATAGGCACATATAGAGTATAGTCTGTAGATGACACTATGAGCTGAATGAATCTTGGTGCGGTGCTAGTCATATTGGTTGCCCAAAAATCCTTGACTGGCCTACCTTTTGAACAGGCCTAGTTTATTACGCTCTCTTAGTTTATTTGACTCTTTATCATGTATCTTCATGCATGTTCTCTACCATTTGAAATATAGAGTTTGATTGGATCCTGGCCTTATTTGTAATGTCACTTGAATTTGATCTTCATCAATTACCATTGGTTATATGTTGCATATCTCAATTAGGATTAtagtggttttttttttcttttttttttcttcgataAGCAATTAGGATTATAGTTATGTGCATGTTCTATACTTTTTATTGTAAGTTGGTGGAGTGAATTTGTATTTTCCAAGTTCATTGTGGTAAACGTTATGATAACTGCTACTACtactattattactattattattattattggcagGTAACAAGTGTGAGTTACCACCCAAAGGACAATTGCATGATAACAGCCTCGGTTGATGGCAccattagggtttggaagaatTAGTGATCGTTTAGAGTTGCCCCAGCATTTTGGCCCTTGTGGATTGTGCACGGCATCACACTGTGGGGTCATACAGACTTTTaagaacaaaagcaaacaagccTTCATCATGTCTACATGCAATTATGAAAATGGAAGGTCCAGTTTACCAGTTCAAGGCAACAACTGCATAAATTCACTTGCTGCTGTGTATGTTAATGAGAAGTTTTTATTTTCCAGCATGCAAATGCTGACAAACATTTTAAGGGCATTGAGAGTTTCACTCTACTGCATTTTAAATGCCCTTTTTCTGCGAATTTTAATCTCACTGAGGGGAaaaaagagagaggaagagaatTTGATTTGGACATTTCGTTCATATCTTTGTAACTGTCCAGTCTGATGCCTGCTGAGGTAAGGGATGCCAGCATGCTGCTGTGGTATTGGCGCTTGTACTAGTATTTACaagattttaaaaaattagcaCCCAAAATCTTGAAGCACTTTTAAGAATAAAGCCTTTATCATTAAATTAATAGTTCAATGGTTTTATTGTCTGCTTAAATGCCGGGGTCTAGGTTTGGCCACCCGTCTTGGTTGGTTTTGGACAGGAATCGGCGGTTCAAAGGCTTGGCTAGGGATGAATTGGAGCCGGAATTTTTGGTCACGGTTTTAGCTGATTTTGGTTCTCGGACAGTTCTAGTTTGATTTGGGTCTGATTTGGATTTAAATTTTTCACGGTTTCAATTCTGGTTAAAAATGGTTTGATCCAAATGACGTCCTCTAAAATTGCCAAGAAATAGCAGTTCGAAGTGCTGGTCTAGTTCAGGGATTGGAGAGGGGACCAAAATCAACCTCCGTAGCCAGTCCAGTTTTGGTTCACGCTCTTGAAATATTTACTCAAGTGAATACCAAATCTGATCCAGACAAAGCTTGAACCTTAGTTATAATTACAAGCTTAAAATTGTCTATTCATCAATTTAATTacacttaaaataaaaaatcatcATATCAAACTACTCGTAGTAAATACGTTAGTTAATTCATTTCATTCTCCTTCGAGGAAGACAAAATATATCTAATTCAATTAGTAGATCTGGTATTAGTTCGAAACTCCAAACAAATGCTTCTATGCATGAATCCCATTCTGCTTCCCTTTTTATGGAAGGCAGCCCCAGTCTCTTACGCATTCTACACTTTCTCCACTAGGAACAATGAAAAAAAGCATGGCCACTAATTCCCTATCTATACAATAAAAGCTAGATCAAAACCTCTTTATTCCAATAATCATGATAAAGAGACataacttaatatatatatatatatatatatatatatatatatatatatatatatatatccacgtTGAGATCTTCATGGTGTCATAGCATCCATTGCTCATATAGTTAAAACATGTCTTCGTCGCAGGCCATAGTCTCGGCCTCTAGCCCATCTTCAATTTCTACTAATTTTCTCTCTCAAATTGACATCCCAAAATTTTTTATCATGGCAAGCTTAGATTAAGCCCTTGTTACATAGCAATAATATAGCTTCCCACATTGATGATTCTTCTGTTCCTCCATCAAAGACGCTAAACAATGGAGATCCGAATCCTGCTTATGAGATATGGATTTAGCAAGACCAACCTATTCTTAACTGGTTCTTTTGTTTAATATCTGAACCTCTTCTCCCTCTGACAGTTGGCCTACAGACTGCAAGAGGAGTTTGGTGAAAGTTAAACACCATCTTCTCCTTTAGAACACGTACTCAAGTTCAACAGTTACGGAAATAGTTGAAGCAGCTCAAGAAGGGTACCGATTCTATTGAAGCCTACGTGCCAAAGGCTAAGTCCATCTTTGATAAGTTGGCTATTTTACAGTCTCTTATTTCTGAAGACACTCTAGTTAGTGATATTTTAGAGGGTCTTGGATAAATACAAACCATTTACATAGGTAATTGAAGCCTGCAATAGTTCCATTCTCTATGATGATCTATTTACTTTGCTATTGAGTAAGGAAGTTCAATTGAAGCTTTAGGTATAATTGATAGAAAGTAATGTTCCTCCCACTGCTCATCTTGCTGCAAACGTACAAAGGTCACGAGCTTCTACCTCCAGTGGTAGTCGTGGTAGAAGTGGTGGTCGTTTCTCCACTTTCACTTccctttcctcaaattccaacaccaTTTGTTATAATTGCCGAGGATATGGCCACATCTCTAAACAATGCCCCTCACCCATTCCATACCCAAATTTAGCACCTGTCC
This sequence is a window from Hevea brasiliensis isolate MT/VB/25A 57/8 chromosome 10, ASM3005281v1, whole genome shotgun sequence. Protein-coding genes within it:
- the LOC110673350 gene encoding uncharacterized protein LOC110673350, producing the protein MSVSDLPRNESTVLRGHEGAVLAARFNGDGNYCLSCGKDRTIRLWNPHRGIHIKTYKSHGREVRDVHVTSDNSKLISCGGDRQIFYWDVATGRVIRKFRGHDSEVNAVKFNEYSSAVVSAGYDQSLRAWDCRSHSTEPIQIIDTFSDSVMSVCLTKTEMIAGSVDGTVRTFDIRMGREIVDDLGQPVNCISMSNDGNCILASCLDSTLRLMDRSTGELLQEYKGHTCKSYKLDCCLTNTDAHVTGGSEDGYIYFWDLVDATAVSSFRAHASVVTSVSYHPKDNCMITASVDGTIRVWKN